GGCGGATCGGCTCCTCGGCGAAGAGATCCCGCATGCCCTGACGGTTCGCCAGATCCAGCTTGATGAACCGAAAATCCCGGTGGGGCGTCAGTTGAGCGAGCCGCGCTTCCTTGAGCCGGACGTCGTAGTAGTCGTTGAGATTGTCGAGCCCGATGACGGCGTCGCCGCGGTCCAACAATCGCTTGGCCACGTGGAAGCCGATGAATCCCGCAGCCCCCGTCACTAAAATCGGAGAGTTCGTTGCGCTCATGTCGAGTTCCCGCCGTTGATGGTCACTTCCTTGCCGTCGTGAATGGCGGATCGCCGTGATCCAGCCGGTACAGGTTCACAGGGGCCAGTGCTGCGGCCGTTGAAACCACCGTGATCGCCTCTCCCTCGCCCGGTCGAAAGAGGTCCAACGCCTGTGCGTAATGATAGCCGCAATGGTGAGGGGAGAGAAGTTCTTTGAGGGTTTCCGGCGGTTCCCAATGGGCCGTGAGCAGGGCCGTGCGCGCCGGGTTGCGTCGGCTGAACATGAATGAGAGGTGATCCGGATACCAGTCCGCTCCGCCGGTGGCGTAGGACACGAACAGCTTGGCCTGGGCGGTTCGGCACAGCTCGCTCAAGTAGGCGTTGGTGAGGTAGCCGTTTTCGCCGACGTCCAGCCACCGGCCGGGGTGGGACAGGGGCGCGTGAGTGGCATGGCTCCGCAATTCAAGAAGCTGTTGTTGAGAGGCAAACACCACGTCGATCGGGCCGTACCGGGCGACCAATCGCTCGATCACGCCGTCGGTGAGGGCCGAGCGCCCGTTGTTGGCGGGGCCGCTGTCGGCGTGGACCAGGACATTGTAGCCCCGGTCGCTGATGAGATAGCAATTTCTCGCCATCTCAAGATCGCACGGATCTTCGCCGTAGAACGGGACAGACACGACGGCGCCGCCTTCGAAGGGCCAGGTTTCGCCGTGCGCCAGTTCAATGACCCGGCTGAATCCCAATTCGCGCAAGAGGGAGAGGTAGTCGTAAAACAAGGTTTTCCGGTTGCGCCGGCTGGGGACGATGATCGGGGTCTCTTTCGGCAAGTGGAGCAGGGTGCGTGGGTCGACGTGGTCATCGTGATCATGGGTAAGAAAGACAGCCGACGGTGTGGGGAGCAGCGAGGGCCAGAGCGAAGGCTCCGGCGATTCGGCGAACCACGGCAGCAGCCAGGGGTCGAATAGCAACACTTCGTTTCGTTGCCGATAGAGCAGCGCCGCATGGCCGAGGTGTACGGTGTCTTGATCCTGGACGATCTCGAACCACCGTTGACGGATCGAGGTTTCAGGTGAAGCGACCACACAGTCATGCCGATCGAGCATGTCCAGCAGGCAAGCGAGAAAGGCGCCCACCTCGCGGGGCGCGGCGGTCAGAGCCGTCTCGATCTCGGCTATTGGACGGGTGCCGTCCAGCATGCCCAGAAGATGGCCAACGGCCGGTCCGAACGGTCGCCGGTTGAATCCCAGCGGAATCGCCTGCCGTTTGATGGAATGGAAAATGCGCAGACCACCATTGGTGATCGTTGACGATCGTGCGGGATCGGTTGGGAATTCCCAGCGAAACCGCCCGTCTTGAGCCCGGCCGCAGGTAAGAAACCGTCGCAGGGAGGGGCGGGAATTGACGAGTTCCGCGTAGGCATCTTCCAGCCTGCGTCCGCGATTCGGATCGTCGAGCGGCGCGCGCTTCGAAAAGACGTCACTGATGGCCGTGTCGATGGAACTGGCCAGCAGACGATGGACTTCCTCAAGGGCCGCCACCACTTCCGGCGCGACGCCGCCGAGAAAGGGAAACGGGCCGGGCGGCTCGTCGCTTTCCAACTGGACCCAGCACCAGGGAACCAAGCTCACGAAATGGCTGCGGGGCGCGCGAGTCAGGATGGTCATGGCCGTGAATCGTGAGTCGCGATCTGGTAGGCAAGATTCACAGGGCCGGTCATGGCTGCTCGTCCACCCACCGGAGGCGGCTGATCGTTGGCTCGTAGAGGGCTTGAATCACATTGCCATCGGGGTCGGCGAAGTAAAATGAATAACTCCCGTCCCGATGTTGTTTGGGCTCTTTGACAATGTGTCCTCCAAGGGGTGGGATCAGTGGCGCCAGTTCCCGATACATCCGATCCACCGCTTCAGGGCTTTCCAGAATGACGCCGAGATGATCGAGGAACTGCGCGCCCGGCGGCTGGAAGGCCGAAAGCTCGTCCGTAGGGATTTGATGCAGGGCCAGATTGTCGGTCCCGGAGCTGAAATAGACATTGTCTGGGTCCGGCTCCCATACCGCTCTCATCCCCAGCAGTTGCTCGTAGAACCGACGTGAAAGGGGGAGGTTCGTGACGCGAAGCGCGAGATGGCGTAAGCCTCGATGGAGCGGTTGGGTCATGGAGTTTCCGTTTCTCTCCGGTTCCGGTCCGTATAGTAGGAAGGAGCCGATAGGCTCGTCAAATGGAAATCGGCTCAATAGAAGTCCGCCCCGCCAGGCGGGTGGCGCTCACGACGGACTCCGGATTTCCAGCACCGCCGCGCCTTGAAACGAACCGGCCTTGAGGGCTTGCAAGGCGCGGTCGGCTTCTTCGAGGGGAAAGCGCACCGTGTGGGGTTTGATCGGGATGGCGGCCGCTTCGCGCAGGAAATCCAATCCGTCTTGCCTCGTGTTGGCCGTCACGCTGCGGATGGCCCGCTCGCCGAACACTTCGGAGTCGTAATCGAGCGGAGGGATCGGCGACATGTGAATGCCGGCCAAGGCCAGGGTGCCGCCCCGTTCGAGCGCGCGCAGAGCCGGCGGAACCAATTCACCGGCCGGCGCGAAGATGATCGATCCGTGCAAATGGTCCGGCGGCATGTCGGAGGCGCCGCCGACCCAGACGGCTCCCAGTTGTTTGGCCAGTTCCCGATGCTCGGCTTTGAGGGAACAGACATAGACATGACAGCCCCAATGGCGCGCGATCTGAATCGCGATATGGGCGGCGGCGCCGAATCCATAGAGGCCCAACCGTTGGCCCGGCTTGATCCCGCTCAGACGGAGCGCTCGGTAGCCGATGATCCCGGCGCAGAGCAGAGGCGCAGCCTCGTCGTCCGAAAAGACTCGCGGAATCGGATAGGCAAACCGCGCGGGCGCGACAGCATATTCCGCATAGCCCCCGTCAACCTGATAGCCGGTGAACCTCGCCGCCTCGCACAAATTTTCCCGTCCGCTCGTACAGAATTCGCATCGCTCGCAAGTGCCTTGCAGCCACGCGATGCCGACCCGGTCTCCCTCTTGGACATCTCGCACGTCGCGGCCGACGCGGACGACGGTTCCTACTGCTTGATGGCCGGGAATCAATGGAAGTCGAACGTTGGGCAACTCGCCTTCGACGACGTGCAGATCCGTGCGGCAGACGCCGCAGACGTGGATCTTCACCAACACGTCTTTCGGGCCCGGTTCCGGGACGGTCCGTTCGACCAACGAGAGCCGGTTCTCGGAGACGTCGCCGGTTTGATTCAACACCATCGCCTTCATGGATGAGCCTTCGCGTCAGGCCCGCCGGCCGAAAGGCCGGCCCTGCCGCACATCAGCGCCGGTTGAAACGGCGACAGCCTTCTATTTTTTCTCCTTGATGCATTCGATTTCCAGCCGGATCTGAACTTCGTCACCGACGACCAAGCCTCCGCTGTCCAAGGCCTTGTTCCAGACCATGCCGAAATCTTTCCGGTTCAATTTGCCCTCGGCGCTGAAGCCGGCCCTCAGATTGCCCCACGGATCTTGGCTGACGCCGTTGAACGTTCCGACGAGCACCACCTCTTTCGTCACGCCGCGCAGCGTGAAGTCGCCGACGACGGAATATTTGTCTCCTTGCTTGTCGTAACGCTTCATTTTGTAGGTCATCGTGGGATACCGCTGGACGTCGAGGAAGTCTTCGTTGCGCAGATGGGCGTCGCGTTTTTCGTGGTTGGTGTTGATCGACGCGGCGTTGATGACGGCCTCGATCGCCTTGAACGTCCTGGCGTCCGCGTCCATCTCGACGAACCCGTGATAGTCCAGGAATCGCCCTGTGGTTTTGGACACCATCACGTGCGCGACGCGAAATTCGATGAGCGAATGGTCCGGGTCGATATTCCATCGGGCCGTTTCGGCATGGACTTCGATGGACATCCCGGCCAACAGAGCCCAGATGGCACCGGCGGCAATCCATCGCGGTCTATAGAAGAATCCGTTCATCTTTTCACCTCCAGGCAACGTGTTGTGACAGATGATCCGATCCGTGCTTCTTGCCGTGAAGCAAGTTCCCGTCATGGAGAAGGAACTGGCGTCGGCGCACCGAGCCTTGACGGTTGAGAATGGGTGATCGACTGGATTCCCCTCGCTCGCCTGGCCGCCCCCATCTTCATGCGGACGTGCACGGTCACCGGTTCCGAGCCGAGTTCGTCGGGAAACGGAGGAAACGGCTGCGCGTGAATCACGGCGTGGATGCCGGCTTCATCGACGTCTCGTGCGCCGGAACCCTTTTCGATTTCGATCAATTGGGCCCGCCCGTTCGGGTACATGCGGAACCGCACGCGGACCGTTTCATCCGTCGGGGCGGCGCGCACCCGGCGGGCGGTGCGGCTCCAACTGCGACTTATGAGCGAACTGATCTGATCCCAATAGACTTGATGCTGTCCGGGCGGAGGCGGCAAGAAGACGTTCTCTTCCGCCAATGATCCGTCGGCGAGGGGGATTGCCTCGGGCGTGGCGTCGTCATTCGGCTCTTCCTCATCCGGCGAGCCCGGCTCATCGGCTGGAGACGACACGGCGGTGGCGCCGCCGTTG
This sequence is a window from Candidatus Nitrospira inopinata. Protein-coding genes within it:
- a CDS encoding MBL fold metallo-hydrolase, with product MTILTRAPRSHFVSLVPWCWVQLESDEPPGPFPFLGGVAPEVVAALEEVHRLLASSIDTAISDVFSKRAPLDDPNRGRRLEDAYAELVNSRPSLRRFLTCGRAQDGRFRWEFPTDPARSSTITNGGLRIFHSIKRQAIPLGFNRRPFGPAVGHLLGMLDGTRPIAEIETALTAAPREVGAFLACLLDMLDRHDCVVASPETSIRQRWFEIVQDQDTVHLGHAALLYRQRNEVLLFDPWLLPWFAESPEPSLWPSLLPTPSAVFLTHDHDDHVDPRTLLHLPKETPIIVPSRRNRKTLFYDYLSLLRELGFSRVIELAHGETWPFEGGAVVSVPFYGEDPCDLEMARNCYLISDRGYNVLVHADSGPANNGRSALTDGVIERLVARYGPIDVVFASQQQLLELRSHATHAPLSHPGRWLDVGENGYLTNAYLSELCRTAQAKLFVSYATGGADWYPDHLSFMFSRRNPARTALLTAHWEPPETLKELLSPHHCGYHYAQALDLFRPGEGEAITVVSTAAALAPVNLYRLDHGDPPFTTARK
- a CDS encoding VOC family protein produces the protein MTQPLHRGLRHLALRVTNLPLSRRFYEQLLGMRAVWEPDPDNVYFSSGTDNLALHQIPTDELSAFQPPGAQFLDHLGVILESPEAVDRMYRELAPLIPPLGGHIVKEPKQHRDGSYSFYFADPDGNVIQALYEPTISRLRWVDEQP
- a CDS encoding zinc-dependent alcohol dehydrogenase family protein is translated as MKAMVLNQTGDVSENRLSLVERTVPEPGPKDVLVKIHVCGVCRTDLHVVEGELPNVRLPLIPGHQAVGTVVRVGRDVRDVQEGDRVGIAWLQGTCERCEFCTSGRENLCEAARFTGYQVDGGYAEYAVAPARFAYPIPRVFSDDEAAPLLCAGIIGYRALRLSGIKPGQRLGLYGFGAAAHIAIQIARHWGCHVYVCSLKAEHRELAKQLGAVWVGGASDMPPDHLHGSIIFAPAGELVPPALRALERGGTLALAGIHMSPIPPLDYDSEVFGERAIRSVTANTRQDGLDFLREAAAIPIKPHTVRFPLEEADRALQALKAGSFQGAAVLEIRSPS
- a CDS encoding YceI family protein → MNGFFYRPRWIAAGAIWALLAGMSIEVHAETARWNIDPDHSLIEFRVAHVMVSKTTGRFLDYHGFVEMDADARTFKAIEAVINAASINTNHEKRDAHLRNEDFLDVQRYPTMTYKMKRYDKQGDKYSVVGDFTLRGVTKEVVLVGTFNGVSQDPWGNLRAGFSAEGKLNRKDFGMVWNKALDSGGLVVGDEVQIRLEIECIKEKK
- a CDS encoding TonB family protein produces the protein MISPMLPSITNVTSMITRGTLIISLLGIVPGGVIGPTDALASASGSPPSSHPPAVTFDFGGLEGSEDIRLDKPLELSFVLNGTVKGRIPMVAVLDSLHFERQVVPLEPDPLSKKLRGTAVLDPIPPGKLSATPRFARIRVTFARAHSDNHLERVLTRIVYVTLHQQETTNGGATAVSSPADEPGSPDEEEPNDDATPEAIPLADGSLAEENVFLPPPPGQHQVYWDQISSLISRSWSRTARRVRAAPTDETVRVRFRMYPNGRAQLIEIEKGSGARDVDEAGIHAVIHAQPFPPFPDELGSEPVTVHVRMKMGAARRARGIQSITHSQPSRLGAPTPVPSP